Proteins encoded together in one Ciona intestinalis chromosome 3, KH, whole genome shotgun sequence window:
- the LOC100176454 gene encoding uncharacterized protein LOC100176454, protein MTDCSQKVALVLGGCGNVGSGIVGGLLRKGYGRVAVISRDPQRLNTLRNNIGAAAERVVFVLGDVGNEAGAESARNEVVAQCGGRIDDIIAAIGFPWWQKGPVMFQSKLELESTLNSLVVAPFVAYKTFIHLVKDNPNGTFTFVTGGGADMYLVPGTGFMAVGGAASQGLARVSLKEHANDPVCVTEISFMLGVTPVPEKMPPAFEWIFNQDAGDAISSVIVARSGRGKTRTITSLAELKVLAETGTL, encoded by the exons ATGACTGACTGCAGTCAAAAAGTAGCGCTAGTTTTAGGCGGCTGTGGTAATGTTGGTTCAGGAATTGTGGGCGGTTTGTTAAGAAAGGGATATGGAAGGGTTGCGGTTATTTCACGGGACCCACAACGACTGAACACACTACGCAACAACATTGGTGCCGCAGCAGAAAGAGTTGTTTTTGTGCTTGGTGATGTTGGAAATGAAGCAGGAGCAGAATCTGCTCGTAATGAG GTTGTAGCGCAATGTGGCGGTCGAATCGATGACATTATTGCGGCAATCGGCTTTCCTTGGTGGCAGAAAGGGCCCGTGATGTTTCAGAGCAAGCTGGAGCTTGAGTCGACTCTGAACTCTCTCGTTGTCGCACCCTTTGTAgcttacaaaacttttatacATCTTGTAAAAGATAATCCGAACGGGACGTTTACTTTCGTTACGG gCGGGGGTGCGGATATGTATTTGGTCCCCGGAACCGGGTTTATGGCCGTAGGTGGCGCAGCATCTCAAGGTTTAGCTCGAGTGTCGTTGAAGGAACATGCCAACGACCCAGTTTGTGTAACGGAG ATTTCTTTTATGCTCGGAGTAACTCCCGTTCCCGAGAAGATGCCCCCCGCTTTCGAATGGATCTTTAATCAAGATGCTGGGGATGCGATTTCATCTGTTATAGTAGCAAGATCAGGACGTGGAAAGACCAGGACCATCACATCACTGGCTGAATTGAAAGTTCTCGCAGAAACGGGCACACTATAA
- the LOC100187385 gene encoding mitochondrial ribonuclease P catalytic subunit yields MSQQVLKANLVLASDNKKHEDPELSYLRKEVGGYAVTSSRPPKSLVSDKDFTRNPYIRKSAVLSKSNSKVEPKAVVIHNRYLSKDEWRQIFLDYNATGYYNENFLSVVITQFVLQINPVDGLKGSARSNVMLWESKDWHRSPLLQSLIDYIIREEDGYSVPETALTVYSKACLDRLDPQRVVDIFRKVKHRTEVHNVHYLQLVVSAFHPHIGPDYEDCKKWIFPYMKSFHKLSPTDLQLVSALAIAAFRHNDLEVALPLLSHNTKKSFKDLPVLNDPILQPFLQCMSYCDDPTTWSERKKVVESYLNDRCKRNHCFTADHIGHVADWFKQIKSENWTPHWLTHNDVMCKQGFCPITGKELITTNLQEHESDYLKEIIAQVLMELVHGKSNPYALKKLRNMKEEDSERGILKMSFITVRFLEFIMEHGPFDAVIDGLNVVLGTNATSNTPGLKLLYNGIKFMKRKRKNMKIFLPLPYSMQPHIEQHVNDLNNVTSIMYFKSRKIMDDSLLLYAAMVGNDDCLLISMDKFRDFAFYVKSSLGDEAASLFFKFQRNRQTYISPFGKVAKPLGTAHTVVKGESSWNFGYYQNVAEYSKAKYPTRWLCMRKT; encoded by the exons ATGTCGCAACAAGTCCTAAAAGCTAACCTCGTACTAGCAAGTGATAATAAGAAACATGAGGACCCGGAACTTTCTTATCTTCGCAAGGAAGTTGGAGGTTATGCCGTAACAAGTAGTAGACCACCAAAGAGTTTAGTTTCAGACAAAGATTTTACTCGAAACCCATATATACGAAAATCTGCTGTGCTAAGTAAGTCTAATTCAAAGGTGGAACCAAAAGCTGTGGTCATTCACAACAG GTATTTGTCAAAAGACGAATGGCGACAAATATTTCTTGATTACAACGCAACCGGATACTACAATGAAAACTTTCTCTCAGTTGTGATAACTCAGTTTGTTTTGCAAATCAATCCAGTAGATGGTTTAAAGGGGAGTGCAAG ATCTAATGTGATGCTGTGGGAAAGTAAAGACTGGCACCGTTCACCACTCTTGCAATCTTTAATTGATTACATTATAAGAGAAGAAGATGGATATTCTGTTCCTGAAACTGCCCTTACAGTTTACAGCAAGGCTTGTCTAGATAGATTAGACCCACAACGtgttgttgatatttttag AAAAGTAAAGCACCGCACAGAGGTCCACAATGTGCACTACCTTCAGTTGGTTGTTTCTGCATTTCATCCTCACATTGGTCCAGATTATGAGGATTGCAAAAAATGGATATTTCCTTACATGAAATCGTTTCACAAACTTTCCCCAACCGATTTGCAACTAGTTTCAGCATTAGCTATTGCAGCGTTCAG aCACAATGACTTAGAGGTTGCACTTCCTTTATTAAGTCACAATACCAAGAAATCATTCAAAGATTTACCTGTTTTGAACGATCCCATATTACAGCCTTTCCTACAATGCATGAG CTACTGTGATGACCCAACAACATGGTCAGAGAGAAAGAAAGTGGTTGAAAGTTACTTGAATGACCGGTGCAAAAGAAATCATTGTTTTACAGCGGACCACATAGGGCATGTGGCAgattggtttaaacaaattaaatcaGAGAATTGGACACCGCACTGGTTGAcacataatgacgtcat GTGCAAACAAGGGTTTTGTCCGATAACTGGCAAAGAGTTGATCACTACCAATCTCCAGGAACATGAAAGTGATTATTTGAAGGAAATTATTGCGCAAGTATTAATGGAGTTGGTGCATGGGAAAAGCAATCCTTATGCATTGAAA AAACTAAGAAATATGAAAGAGGAAGATTCTGAAAGaggaatattaaaaatgtcgTTTATCACTGTGAGGTTTCTTGAGTTTATAATGGAGCATGGACCGTTTGATGCTGTTATTGATGGTTTAAATGTAGTGTTGGGGACCAATGCAACTAGCAACACTCCAGGCTTAAAATTG ctaTATAATGGAATTAAATTCatgaaaagaaaaaggaaaaacatgaaaatatttctTCCTCTTCCATATTCAATGCAGCCACACATTGAACAACATGTAAATGATTTGAACAATGTCACCAgtattatgtattttaaaagcag aaaaattatGGATGATTCCCTTCTTTTATATGCTGCCATGGTTGGCAATGATGACTGTTTATTAATCAGCATGGACAAGTTTCGTGACTTTGCTTTTTACGTTAAGTCTTCACTTGGTGATGAGGCTGCAAGTCTATTCTTTAAGTTTCAAAGAAACCGACAAACTTATATCTCACCTTTTGGGAAAGTTGCT AAACCACTTGGCACCGCTCATACTGTTGTAAAGGGAGAGTCGTCTTGGAATTTCGGGTATTACCAAAATGTTGCAGAATATAGTAAAGCCAAGTATCCAACCCGTTGGCTCTGCATGCGGAAAACCTGA
- the LOC100186670 gene encoding DNA endonuclease RBBP8 produces the protein MVVSCRFCCLQDSTTQTTNPVLVDALQQVIKSLLAKEEHDVKTFYAQNEEIEKLQKEVKELKFELQSLQNVKASLATVLSEEKQRCDEYKKKLQTAQEALVKLHSCNKKMSKNAAESLLFPRPATQSREEPYVILAPDTCQVEVSSGDNNATEIRSEPKSRDHVFTKPLAKRKCMEKQKSPHSFFKKPRNKCEDAQGHATSSRNDSDHDPDETWAPDQSDEELCIPASPILSGYSGSVKNSFFAKKFKKDTTHDGKAGDHTSDSPSLLKNVNTGGANYKGSLRNRTTLKEVTPSESSSRTSFQLHLSDNESDSSHEYNGLEDENDENFGSSYQLRPRSSLSPINVDSSSDEESRDLKEANDSLDELFEKTDIAVPNISDLDCTRLEVNVERLEVDGFDDQQQQQQQPEDFNDFLNDEDDFKPKKKMAKKTSQSKICNDVDETMIPEDCTTDHDENFGDSFDLAPKKNDKPSFKYQSVVRKRDERNKLDAQTCAQCEEYFSDLSPRKRAEKIRNVCRHRHVFAPPKSPEHFWEIGIPDTLECKRRGYIRDEEDFSEEELSRLRERRRRYRRRRSDDVEK, from the exons ATGGTCGTTAGTTGTCGATTTTGTTGCTTGCAAGATtctacaacacaaacaacaaatcCTGTGCTTGTGGATGCCCTACAACAAGTTATAAAGTCTCTTTTAGCCAAAGAAGaacatg atgTAAAAACGTTCTATGCTCAAAATGAAGAGATAGAGAAGCTGCAGAAAGAGGTGAAAGAGTTGAAGTTTGAGCTTCAATCTCTTCAAAATGTTAAAGCTTCCCTCGCTACTGTTTTGTCTGAGGAGAAGCAAAGATGTGATGAATATAAGAAGAAATTACAAAC AGCACAAGAAGCTTTGGTGAAGCTACACAGTTGTAACAAAAAGATGAGTAAAAATG CTGCTGAATCTCTTCTGTTTCCTCGTCCCGCTACTCAAAGCAGAGAAGAACCGTATGTGATACTAGCACCAGATACTTGTCAAGTTGAAGTCAGCAGTGGAGACAATAATGCTACTGAAATAAGATCTGAACCTAAATCAAGGGACCACGTTTTCACTAAGCCCCTTGCAAAGCGAAAATGcatggaaaaacaaaaatctccCCATTCATTTTTTAAGAAGCCGAGAAATAAGTGTGAAGACGCTCAAGGTCACGCTACATCTTCAAGAAATGATTCAGATCATGACCCTGATGAAACATGGGCACCAGATCAATCAG ATGAAGAGTTATGCATCCCTGCCTCACCAATACTGAGTGGATATTCTGGTAGCGtgaaaaattctttttttgcaaagaaatttaaaaaggaTACCACCCACGATGGTAAGGCTGGGGATCATACATCAGATAGTCCGagccttttaaaaaatgtgaataCTGGGGGTGCTAATTATAAAGGAAGTCTGAGGAACAGGACAACATTAAAAGAG GTTACTCCAAGTGAATCAAGTTCAAGAACCAGTTTTCAATTACACTTAAGTGATAATGAAAGTG ATTCTTCGCATGAGTACAATGGTTTGGAAGATGAAAATGATGAAAACTTTGGATCTTCCTATCAACTCAGACCCAGGTCCTCGTTATCTCCAATAAATGTGGATAGCTCTTCTGat GAGGAAAGCAGAGATTTAAAAGAAGCCAACGACAGTTTGGATGAATTGTTCGAAAAAACTGACATTGCAGTTCCCAATATTTCCGACTTGGATTGTACAAGGTTGGAAGTGAATGTTGAGAGATTGGAGGTTGATGGTTTTGAtgatcaacaacaacaacaacaacaaccagaAGATttcaatgattttttaaatgatgaagatgattttaaaccaaagaaaaaaatggcaAAGAAAACttcacaaagtaaaatatgtaaTGA CGTGGATGAGACTATGATCCCAGAAGATTGCACTACTGATCATGATGAAAACTTTGGCGACAGTTTTGACCTTGCTCCAAAGAAAAATGACAAACcaagttttaaatatcaaaGTGTGGTCCGTAAACGGGATGAAAGAAATAAACTTGATGCTCAAACCTGTGCACAGTGTGAGGAATACTTCAG TGACTTATCTCCTCGTAAACGTGCGGAGAAAATACGTAACGTGTGTCGTCATCGTCACGTGTTTGCGCCACCTAAGAGCCCAGAACACTTTTGGGAAATTGGAATTCCTGATACATTGGAATGTAAAAGACGGG GTTACATTAGAGATGAGGAAGATTTTTCAGAAGAAGAGCTCTCTCGGCTGAGAGAGAGAAGAAGAAGGTATAGAAGAAGGCGGAGTGATGACGTCGAAAAATAA
- the LOC100184193 gene encoding monocarboxylate transporter 12-like — translation MNANENEQYSETMIQQNKPKIAKESGWRWVVVLASLVFIAIRTGTERCYSVFYLSLMHKYNIEYAEVSQLMSTFYIAYGCSGILAAPLIKWAGCRACMMTLGIIASVSCFIGSLPGPFWKIVLCNGLIPGVCFGIQVVIAFTAVNQRFKSQLNLANQLICLGFAAGSFLSCPLYQALVENYTVNGALMVISGFYLHTIASGAAMWPLDKKPIAEEINAFRAGTTDEIESTGIKRNGTANVRRASRMFQSVRHSFGLNLFCRPEFYLAVFVYACQIIALSSVFSFLIPCAVTKFSLNKTQASFLPSAEAVGEMIAKFIWGIFFNRIPKRWQKPVVCCHFLVASVLLAILPSVRGFPSLLCICATFGLMVGGIDGFYSCVCIEVFGTEAFAAVFGYTNVVALGSSSGFLLLIGGIIDSTKDPSVAFYFGCGSYVLAAFLLFCLNQRISNSSKKVTNA, via the exons ATGAATGCCAACGAAAATGAACAGTATTCAGAAACAATGATACAGCAGAACAAACCTAAGATAGCAAAAGAAAGTGGTTGGCGTTGGGTAGTGGTGTTGGCAAGTCTGGTTTTCATAGCTATTAGAACTGGAACGGAAAGATGCTACTCCGTGTTCTATCTGAGTCTTATGCATAAGTACAACATTGAATACGCAGAAGTGTCCCAACTTATGAGCACTTTCTACATCGCTTATGGCTGCTCAG GCATACTTGCCGCGCCTTTGATCAAATGGGCGGGTTGCAGAGCGTGTATGATGACCTTAGGTATCATAGCATCAGTCTCATGCTTCATTGGGTCTCTACCCGGTCCGTTTTGGAAGATTGTTTTGTGCAATGGCCTTATACCAG GAGTGTGCTTTGGGATCCAAGTCGTGATCGCATTTACTGCTGTAAACCAGCGGTTTAAAAGCCAACTGAACCTGGCGAATCAACTCATTTGTCTTGGGTTTGCTGCCGGTTCTTTCCTATCATGTCCACTTTATCAGGCATTAGTTGAAAATTACACGGTGAACGGTGCGCTAATG GTTATATCCGGGTTCTACTTGCATACCATTGCTTCAGGGGCGGCAATGTGGCCTTTAGATAAGAAACCAATAGCTGAAGAAATTAATGCTTTTAGAGCTGGAACAACAGACGAAATTGAATCCACAGGG ATAAAACGTAATGGCACGGCCAATGTACGAAGAGCAAGTCGCATGTTTCAAAGTGTGAGGCATTCGTTTGGGTTGAATTTATTCTGCCGACCCGAATTTTATCTTGCAGTGTTTGTGTATGCGTGCCAAATCATAGCGTTGTCCTCAGTATTTTCTTTTCTAATTCCATGCGCAGTGACAA aattctctttaaacaaaacacaagcgTCTTTCCTACCCTCGGCAGAAGCAGTAGGTGAAATGATTGCAAAATTTATTTGGGGAATTTTCTTTAATAGAATACCGAAAAGATGGCAGAAACCCGTTGTC TGCTGTCACTTTCTGGTTGCGTCTGTGCTCCTTGCGATTCTCCCTAGCGTAAGAGGATTTCCGTCTCTTCTCTGCATTTGTGCTACATTTGGCTTGATGGTTGGAGGAATAGATGGATTTTATTCATGCGTCTGTATTGAAGTTTTCGGCACAGAGGCCTTTGCTGCAGTGTTTGGTTATACCAACGTTGTAGCTCTCGGGTCAAGCTCCgggtttttgcttttaattg GTGGAATTATCGACTCAACGAAAGATCCTTCCGTTGCATTTTACTTTGGTTGTGGTTCGTACGTTTTGGCTGCCTTCTTATTATTTTGCCTTAACCAGCGTATTTCCAATAGTTCAAAAAAGGTTACGAATGCATAA